cattcaatcacaaaagaataattaaatagattcacaaatgacaatctcaaaatctcaaacacaagcatatgTAGTGGTTCGGTTACCCTACTTCACTCCCGGTGGATTCACTCAACCTATGAATGTACCAAATATCACTAAGggatgttttaaatcaagttaacctataacctttacaatcctacacaaggactagttcccacaagagactttaatTAGTTTTCTATTaactaaccaacaacctcggtcctaCTCAAGAACCTACATGTACACATTTGTGTTGGTGCTTTACACAAGAAACAAGATCCTACAAAAAAACCTAATCAATTTTGACAATCAAACTCTTATACTTAATCATCCACAAGGATGTAGTGTACATGGACTTTACAAATGACAACCTTACTTGTCGGATTTAGTCCCATTGTCATgtcgtcttgggttgcttgatcgtcgttctcccatgcttcaatcagctccccatTGCTCTCTTAATTATGATGTTGCCGCTTTGCCGAAGCTTCAATTCCATGATCAAATACCTTGCATCTGATGTTCCTAtatggtgaccaaggtgatgggaggtttaATTAAATCTCCTATAATTAATGGGAAGTTAAAATGCCTAGGGGATTCACATGGATGGatactctagaggttgatagACACTTAAATTTACTAATAATCATGATGTCTATACTTTAGAGAAGGCTTGAAATCATTATCTTCTTGAAGAAGAGCTTGAAATGttcattagagtgaagaatcactaagaagagagCATAATTCtcattgagtgttggatcttggatctgcctcatttttcagttcatatcttaaaataatacgaaaaaatagatgaatggcttcgatgaacaaatacatcatggcggcaAGCCCTGGTCTGTTGGACGAAATCCACTTCcagaggtcggtggtgtgtgggaTATGTAGGAGAGATGGTGCATGGGTTGGGAGTAGGTCAGCTTAATTAACTCGGTTGTATGGCAGAGAGTAACCACCCTATTTTTTTTTAACCAACTGGGGGTGTTGTCGGAGTGTAGTGCCTTAGTCCTAGTTGACTCCGACGACTCATACTTGACTTAGACGGGTCTTAAAACTATccctcggaagcggattggccagtGTACTACGCATCAGAGATCTAGCTTGTGTGTTAACGTCACTAAGTcctgtgagtcccatcatgaggtatgtgttatatccaacctgttcatccatttggagagctcgtcttaagtattgatccaaaaattaagacatatctaaaaataaaatggacCACAAGACATATCTAAAtataaagtagaccacactgcaaaaagcagcagagtattgaatgtctaccattaaaacccttttgggtcatagaagtcttggatcaatgtgatatttgtttttcctattcatccaggtctttgtgaccttatgaatagattggatggaaattaaaccttatggtgggccctatgaatgttttaattgtaaaaatcattatccctgctgcaatttgtggtgtggtccattctagctttggatatgattcatttttgggctcatgctcctAGATGATATtaacaaatggatgaacaatgtggatctaataaatacatcattttggggccacgtaactttgatctcctttgaaccgttcatacaactcagagctggaggagcgtcaacgctcatcttcgcacgacgcGTAACCACACTAGCTATATCAGTATaggatacaccagccaatccgcttccctatccTTCAATTCCCCAaccgaggaagcggattgcgtattgagtaacccAGTacgcttagggcccgtttggccaggtggattggaagggattgaatggtattagtgtggatggcatggatttcaaggtaatgatggtgttgtcggtggattgtcttaagatccatgggtttgctatatcgagtctgtttggcacgcccggccaatcccgggattaaaccttcccatctcttccaatccctcgaaccaagcaagttccaggcaaatttgaatggattagggtggattggatgggatttaaaggtaatgatggtgttgtcagtggattgtcttaagatccatgggattgccatatcctgggatcagatcacccagtttgtttggcaggcccggccaatcctaggatttaacttccaaagccttccaataccatccaatccaccaGGGCAAATGGGCCCTTAGCGTactagtaaactctgtgggacccaccatcattcATGCGTTGTATCAactccgtctatctgttttatcatataattttagggctttaaccgaaaataaatcatatccaaagctaaagtggaccacaccacttgaaacaacgtgaattgaagtctactgttgaaaagtttttgggggccaacaaaagttttagattaagatgatatttttgttttcccttcatccatgtctgtgtgattttacaaacagtttagatgacaaataaacatcattgcgggccttaaaaaggtttcgaCAGtcgaaatcaatacttccattatttcctttgttatggtctacttgagattttgatatacttcaattttgtgcTCAATATCTTCAAAAACGGCTGGACAGCggggataaaccacatgaattcaaagtaggcccaacagagtttactcaatacaatgAGATACGCAATTCGATTTCCCAGCGGAGACAAAACTCGGACTGATGGATGAATTCCCCTGTGGgatcaaaaaaagaaagaaaggatttTCAACCCAGGACAGAAATCAATGGACCGATTACAATGGGCCGCGGCCGGTCTGATTTATGGGCCACGGCTTATGGGGTTCGTGTCGACTCGGCCCATTGCCACGACTGTATATTTAAAGTGAAAATCGGATCCCGCTCCAAtcccaaaaattcaaaaaaattggaTGATCGCGCCATCTGCAACTGTCGGGATTATGGAAGCATTTCTTCCATCTCCTGTCGAACGTACGGCTGCAACTGCTCTTCTCCGTCTCTCCAATCTCTCCTCCAAACGTCTTCCCCCATCGTCTttcaggttctctctctctctctctctctctctctctctctctctctctctctcttcttactGCATTTGCTTCCTGCAGCAGTTGCAATGAAGAATCATCTTCTTCCAGCGTCTCCGATTCCTGCTCTTCTCTTCTCACGACCGAAGATTCTTGCAAAAAGATCGGATCCAATCAGCTGCAAGTTCTTGCAATGGCTGCTTGTTACCGTGAGAAGAAGTGGAAGGTGGAGTTCTTTCCGGCTTCCGGTTTTTGTAAATTTACGATAAATTGCCCAAAATGATATACGATCTGTAGATGTTTGCTCCATCGTGTCAGTTCCAGCTCATCCGATCGCTGATATGCTGTTTTCTGTTGTACATCTGTTCTGTCTTTTGAGATCTGCAATGAATTTCAGAACTCGGTAGAAATCTCTTCTAAAAAGTGTCGATTTTATAAAATCGAAGTGTTCCTTTTCAAGAATTTCAGCTCATTTACTTGCCTATTTGTTGTCTTTCTACAGTAATTTGATAATTTACGACGAATTTTcgtctatttttaaaaaatgtctTTATGCATTTCGGACCTCTTTGGAAGTCTCTTCtgcaattcatataatttatggaattatattttattttatttttgaaaatttgatcttCTTGGATAGTCTCTCTAACGTTTTCCTAGTTTAATCCGATACTTTTGAtgatttttcttctgttttttcccAGTTCATTAGATCTCGTTTTTCTGAACTCTGTGTTGTTTTTTGTTTCCTTGGAAAGTGAAGAAAGCTGTAGGTCTCTAGAGTGCTTTGGATTTTAAAGAACTTGAGTCATGTAAATTCTTTGGTTTTTTCCCTTAAATTCTTGTAATATACTGATTTTCAGTCTGTTTCTAaacttagttcttttttttttttttttgtaaatctacGATAAATTGCCTAAAATGATATACGATTTTAGAACTCAGTAGAAATCACTTCTAAAAAGTGTCGATTTTATAAAATCGAAGTGTTCCTTTTCAAGAATTTCAGCTCATTTAGTTGCCTATTTGTTGTTTTTCTACAGTAATTTGATAATTTACAACGAATTTTcgtctatttttaaaaaatgtctTTATGCATTTCAGACCTCTTTGGAAGTCTCTTCtgcaattcatataatttatggaattatattttattttatttttgaaaatttgatcttCTTGGATAGTCTCTCTAACGTTTTCCTAGTTTAATCCGATACTTTTGAtgatttttcttctgtttttttcccAGTTCATTAGATCTCGTTTTTCTGAACTCCGTGTTGTTTTTTGTTTCCTTGGAAAGTGAAGAAAGCTGTAGGTCTCTAGAGTGCTTTGGATTTTAAAGAACTTGAGTCATGTAAATTATTTGGTTTTTTCCCTTAAATTCTTGTAATATACCGATTTTCAGTCTGTTTCTAAACttaattctttttattttattttatttaaatctcTTCCCTGTTCCTTCAGATGGTGAGGAGTCGTTCGAAGAAGTGCTTCCGTGTTTCAAATCGTAGGATGGTTTTCTTCGGCGAACAGAAGAAAGTGGTATTTCCTGTGTCAATACCGGAAACTGAAGTGAGTTCACTGATATCAGGGGATTCGAGTGCCGGTTCCGTTGATATGCATCGGCCTCTGGTGAAAAGGCGAGTGATGAGAGGGAGAATGGTCAGTTTGGCCAAGTCAACTAGTCTGAGGCGGCGAGCGGAAGCCATTTTGAACTTTCTAGGGGAGGGTTGCGCTTCCGAGCTTAGGATTCGAGAAGCGATTGGGAACAGCCCTGATACCAGCAAAGCACTGAGAATgtcagcatctctctctctctctctctctctctctctctctctctcatatcatatattggaagcggattggctggtgtaccacacaccaccaacctgcctgatgtgttgacgtcaccaagttatgtgggtcccatcattatccaaaccgtccgtccatttggagaaaCCGTCGTAAGTCTTGatcagaaaaataagacagatctaaagatcaagtgcaccacactgcaaaaagtgaTGGGGGATTGAAGGTCTACCaatgaaatccttttgggggttatagaagtcttggatcaatatgatattttgatatttgtttttcctcttcatccaggtccttgtgaccttgtgaacagactcgatggaaaataaacgttatggtggaccctacggatgttttaacggtgagaaccactgtcccactgctatttgtgacgtggttcacttgaactttggatataattcatttattGGATCATGCTAAAAAATGATCtcctaaaatggatgaaccgtctggatataataaatacatgattttgggggccatgtaactttgatctactttgaaccatCCGTGCAAttcgaagctcgaggagcgtcagcgctgtcTTGGAACGACACTCGACGCATAACCACACGagccagatcggtggtgtgtggtacaccggcaaATTGAGAAGTGATTAGGAACGGCCCTGATACTAGCAAAGCACTGAGAATgtcagcatctctctctctctgatcatGTACACAGGCTGTATCATTAGTTATGTATGATACAACGTATTTTCCTTCCAACCTGTTGCATCCGTAGAATCCTATCCATACAAAATGTGCGGTCATCATCTTGCACTAAACTCACGTTGGGTAGGTCCAACCACTACACCAAAGGCATACCTTAAGCTGTccattgatattgatgttgcgtCCGGCTTTATgcatggatcagcctgattttcatatAAGGCTATcatcgtggtgtggcccaccatttataCGGCTACGATAATCTACATGGGGTCGTGATTCTCTGAGCAGTCCTTCGTGTGACCGTAGGCTGTCAATGGGCAGTTCAAACGGGCCTACGACAGCCAAAGGGCCAACCCACTGACAGCCCTTTCATGTGGGAAGCAGATTAGCTGCTGTATGGACCAGCAAAGTTCTAAGGCcccatgtatttattatatcttcaccgtctatccatttggtgagattattttagacatgtgcccaaaaatgagtcatatttaATGcgcaggtggaccatatcacaaatagtacTGGGgacaataattttcaccgttaaaacatttgtagggcccaccataatgtttttctccatccaatctattcgtaaagtcatacaaacatgaatgaagagaaaaaccaaatatcagattcatctaaaatttttgtgacccccaaggaaggtttcaatggtagacgttcaatctcccatgACTTTCTGCagcgtggttcacttgatctttaaatctgtCATGTTATCGGGCTCAATCTTTAAAACGATATCGtgaaatggacgaacggtttggacggtttagatattaCACGTACCTCATAGTGGGgctgacgtcaacacacaagCGAAGTGGCTGGTATGCGGAAAATCGGCTTCCTTTCATGTGCGACCATGGATGGCGTGTCACAGATCGGTCATACCGCGGACTTGCCTTGATCAGGCAGACTTGGTAGTGGCACCTCCAATACCGAGCTTGGGAccggaaaagctctgtgggcccaccatgctgttcaTTCATGTTGCAATCTCATTTTAGTGTatgtgcccaaaaatcaggtagttTCAGAGCACAAGTGGACTAGACTACGGGAAGCAGTGGGATAGGGAgcccaccactgaaaccttcgtAGGCCCACTGCGAGTTCGTAAAGCGACGAAAATCTAAAAGTTTCGTAGCGCATAAGAAGTTTTGTAGCCCACTGCGAGTTATGGGATGGGCAttcagtccacttgagcttcggatctgcttcatatttgaAACGACTCTCAAAAATAGaatgccaaaatagatggacagcgcggttaaagcaaacatcatggtggggccacagtgcTCCAACCAGTACCAAGCTGGGTATTGGTACTGAGGTCTATGGAATCTGAGTCCGATTAAGGCCATTCATCGATCAAGTAGGTACTCTGTAAAGATATGGACCAAAACTAATGTTAGTCTACGTATTCATCCCCATTGTCATCTCCATTGTCGCTGATTCCTGTGAAAACCGGTCAAAGTGAGTTACGAGCGATCTAGATGGATTTGCGTGGTGTATTTGGAGATCTGTGGGTGTTATATGATAGTATAGCTGCAGCATATCAAGCGATGCCATGATATTGTTTAAGCGGTCGATGAAAGAGTAATCGTGTAGAAGTGGTTACAGGACAGATGGGCAAGAGCAGGAAATAGAAGGCCATATGGTATTAAATGGTTATAGTAACTATCAGGACGTGGAATGATCTACACGGCTAGGGTAAGACTATAAATGGCAGAGGAATTCATCAAGGAAATTTTCTCTCATACCAATCCAATCAAtttcaaatatatttttaaattatcctttcaattactagtctttttacattccttagtgtaatcactcTACATTTCTGCCAAGTTAATTACATTTCCTAGTGTAATTCTTAACTTTTTGCTTGTTGTTTATATTAATTTGTAGCGTTAATCGAGTAGCTGGTAATCTTCACTGTAATTTGGGTCTACACTTATATGTTGGATTTAGTTCCTCATTCAGGAAGGTGTTTTGCAGCCGTTCTCTACAACCAACTATAAGAATTCCTTTCTCGTTTCTTTTTTATCCATACTGAAAAGTCATTTTATACAAAAGGCAAATGCGTAACCCATTATCAGAGGACAAACCCTACCCTTTGAATGCCGTCTGATCCTATTTACACATTGAGCCGGTGGTTGAATAGACAATCGATTTCTTTTGATATCAGTcatatattgcatatttatctatCTCGACGCTTGGgttcatagttgttcggtttgaattgagccagaAATTCAATTCTAACACGCCTaccatgtgaatttttcattcttggtcttctaagatccatccttggctttggtgattcttgagcgttaaattcatgcttttagcattcttttcaatgcaagctcttaaattcatctttcATAAAACCTAGTAATg
This region of Magnolia sinica isolate HGM2019 chromosome 1, MsV1, whole genome shotgun sequence genomic DNA includes:
- the LOC131241088 gene encoding uncharacterized protein LOC131241088 isoform X2 encodes the protein MIAPSATVGIMEAFLPSPVERTAATALLRLSNLSSKRLPPSSFSCNEESSSSSVSDSCSSLLTTEDSCKKIGSNQLQVLAMAACYREKKWKMVRSRSKKCFRVSNRRMVFFGEQKKVVFPVSIPETEVSSLISGDSSAGSVDMHRPLVKRRVMRGRMVSLAKSTSLRRRAEAILNFLGEGCASELRIREAIGNSPDTSKALRMLLRLEEVKRSGVGGRMDPFLYVVAGPRSDLDLG
- the LOC131241088 gene encoding uncharacterized protein LOC131241088 isoform X1 is translated as MIAPSATVGIMEAFLPSPVERTAATALLRLSNLSSKRLPPSSFSSCNEESSSSSVSDSCSSLLTTEDSCKKIGSNQLQVLAMAACYREKKWKMVRSRSKKCFRVSNRRMVFFGEQKKVVFPVSIPETEVSSLISGDSSAGSVDMHRPLVKRRVMRGRMVSLAKSTSLRRRAEAILNFLGEGCASELRIREAIGNSPDTSKALRMLLRLEEVKRSGVGGRMDPFLYVVAGPRSDLDLG